From the Mytilus trossulus isolate FHL-02 unplaced genomic scaffold, PNRI_Mtr1.1.1.hap1 h1tg000085l___fragment_1__unscaffolded, whole genome shotgun sequence genome, one window contains:
- the LOC134699742 gene encoding death-associated protein kinase 1-like, which translates to MSFRSLKEDREHSKENVRIHRKAGKRRSNSAPTIHADKTKDVNATDSKGRSSLYYAAKYGEIEIVRHLLSNGGDPDLHDKALNYPIHEAVDSGHVEVLELLIYKGCNVNVQNLSGQTPLMRAALFDELEAVKVLIKSDCNLNEVDCTGKTALLVGLQEGHDVVSRYLIKSGCDVNVVDRLGQSALYFAIHRSSAPSVSMCQKLYRNGYNAENDSEWLTKDLHRKLTQNGNGLFSRVVRKLRIQKSKIDLYSIDDLISDDYVDFDNSRKV; encoded by the exons ATGAGTTTTCGGTCATTAAAAGAGGACAGGGAGCATTCGAAAGAAAATGTTCGAATTCACAGAAAAGCGGGAAAACGGAGATCAAACTCAGCACCAACTATTCATGCTGATAAAACAAAGGATGTTAATGCAACGGACAGTAAAGGAAGATCTTCTTTGTATTATGCTGCAAAATATGGTGAAATTGAAATCGTCCGACATCTTTTAAGTAACGGAGGTGATCCAGATTTACATGATAAAGCATTGAATTATCCGATCCACGAAGCTGTGGATAGTGGTCACGTGGAAGTTTTGGAATTACTTATATACAAAG GTTGCAATGTAAATGTTCAAAATCTGTCAGGACAGACTCCATTAATGAGAGCAGCCCTTTTTGATGAATTAGAAGCTGTTAAAGTGCTGATTAAATCAG ATTGTAATTTGAATGAAGTAGACTGTACCGGAAAAACGGCTTTATTGGTTGGTTTACAAGAAGGCCATGATGTTGTGTCTAGATATTTGATCAAAAGCGGATGTGACGTAAATGTGGTCGATCGACTTGGGCAGAGTGCTTTGTATTTCGCTATACACAGATCCTCAGCTCCGTCTGTGTCGATGTGTCAAAAACTTTATAGAAATGGATATAATGCAGAAAATGATTCTGAATGGTTAACGAAAGACTTGCATCGAAAATTGACCCAAAACGGCAATGGATTATTTTCTCGCGTAGTGCGAAAATTGAGGATACAAAAATCGAAAATAGACCTTTATAGTATTGATGACTTGATTTCTGATGACTATGTTGATTTTGATAATTCAAGAAAGGTCTAA
- the LOC134699852 gene encoding chitin synthase chs-2-like: protein MYMFYILQWKLEREFKKEDLQIAAENTYILALDGDVDFEPEAVLSLMRRMNKSKIVGAACGRIHPIGTGPMVWYQKFEYAISHWLQKATEHVIGCVLCSPGCFSLFRGSAILHADVLETYTKVPTEAQHVVQYDQGEDRWLCTLLLKEGWRVEYCAESDAYTFAPESFYEFYNQRRRWSPSTMANILDLIVDWKNVTKKNENISFLYIAYHVFLFVSTLLTPGTIFMLILGAIIVGFEAIPPWLSLILNLVPVGVFLLMCLYASTQRQLQFAAILSCIYSIVMAIVLIGVIRDAVNDGLCSVTTIFIMFVAGVFVVSAILHPQEFLCLIPGLLYFLAIPSMCMLMFLYSIGNLHVVSWGTRETKQEPNIKTQKAKQTQENDEKGYFCSLGSFCSCIVCPTNNYTQQDFLYNNMLNKMKKMINMENHESVSGVSQGQTLLNQTQRETDEIQNEENAETENKGAGVKIGPTDFLCMLYHRFSTLVHIAASTNIKDNQKTKNTNIHNQMADLMTKSVIDPQPQQAMTSDKDRTLLDKNRSMMMSITERNKTKFAHLSDVVEENQKMLRQVVTENQKLSLEVDKQKFGDYYIKNKEVSQKVLNRWATFSKSKPKSRNETEASIINEESTEQIDLEKQQQISNDKMFEKRKRHGNKVTAGVREKSLHVVSVSSSDEDNVDLPSKRNHRKVKIPKGTDDTV, encoded by the exons ATGTATATGTTTTACATACTGCAATGGAAACTAGAGCGCGAGTTCAAAAAAGAGGACTTACAAATAGCAGCAGAGAATACATACATCTTGGCACTGGATGGCGACGTTGACTTTGAACCGGAAGCTGTGCTTAGCCTGATGAGGCGGATGAATAAATCAAAGATTGTAGGAGCTGCATGCGGAAGAATTCATCCAATAGGAACag GACCAATGGTATGGTATCAAAAGTTTGAATATGCAATTAGTCATTGGTTACAGAAAGCAACAGAACACGTGATTGGCTGTGTATTGTGTAGCCCTGGGTGTTTCAGTCTTTTTCGTGGATCAGCTATTTTGCATGCAGATGTATTGGAGACATACACAAAAGTACCAACAGAAGCTCAACATGTTGTGCAGTATGATCAAG GTGAGGATAGATGGCTTTGCACGCTTTTGTTGAAAGAGGGTTGGAGAGTTGAATACTGCGCAGAATCGGACGCTTATACATTTGCACCAGAAAGTTTCTATGAGTTTTACAATCAACGTCGACGTTGGTCACCTTCAACCATGGCAAATATCTTAGATCTGATCGTCGACTGGAAAAATGTTAcgaagaaaaatgaaaatatatcttTCCTGTATATAGCGTACCATGTTTTCCTCTTTGTATCCACGCTGTTAACTCCGGGAACAATATTCATGCTTATACTAGGCGCTATAATTGTTGGATTTGAGGCTATCCCTCCATGGTTGTCACTGATTCTGAACCTGGTACCAGTTGGAGTTTTTCTACTGATGTGTCTGTATGCTTCGACTCAGAGACAG CTTCAATTTGCTGCAATTCTATCCTGCATATATTCCATCGTCATGGCGATTGTTTTGATTGGTGTAATCAGAGACGCTGTAAACGACGGTTTGTGCTCAGTGACTACCATATTCATAATGTTTGTCGCAGGCGTTTTTGTTGTTTCTGCTATTCTGCATCCACAG gaatttctttgtttaatacCAGGACTTCTCTATTTTCTCGCTATCCCGTCAATGTGTATGTTAATGTTTCTGTATTCCATTGGAAACCTACATGTGGTATCATGGGGTACCAGAGAAACTAAGCAGGAACCTAATATCAAAACCCAGAAGGCAAAACAAACTCAAGAAAATGATGAGAAGGGTTACTTCTGTTCGTTAGGTAGTTTTTGTAG CTGTATTGTCTGTCCTACCAATAATTATACACAACAAGATTTTCTGTATAACAACATGTTGAACaagatgaaaaaaatgataaacatggAGAATCATGAAAGTGTGTCAGGGGTTAGCCAAGGTCAAACTTTGCTGAATCAAACACAAAGAGAAACTGATGAAATTCAGAATGAAGAGAATGCAG AGACAGAAAATAAGGGTGCTGGAGTAAAAATAGGGCCAACAGAT TTTCTATGCATGCTGTACCATAGATTTTCAACACTAGTGCACATAGCTGCTAGTACGAATATCAAAGACAaccaaaaaactaaaaacacaaacattcaTAATCAAATGGCCGATTTGATGACGAAATCTGTGATCGATCCACAACCACAACAAGCGATGACGTCAGACAAAGATAGAACTCTATTGGATAAAAATAGGTCAATGATGATGAGTATAACCGAACGAAACAAAACAAAGTTTGCACATTTGAGTGACGTAGTCGAAGAAAATCAGAAAATGTTACGCCAAGTAGTCACGGAAAACCAGAAGTTAAGCCTTGAAGTCGATAAACAAAAGTTTGgagattattatataaaaaataaggagGTTTCACAGAAAGTTCTTAACAGATGGgcaactttttcaaaatctaaaccCAAATCTAGGAACGAGACCGAAGCTAGTATCATAAATGAAGAAAGCACTGAACAAATTGACCttgaaaaacaacaacaaatatccaatgacaaaatgtttgaaaagagAAAGAGACATGGAAACAAAGTTACGGCTGGTGTAAGAGAAAAGAGTCTACATGTTGTTTCGGTATCTAGTAGTGATGAAGATAATGTAGACCTACCTTCTAAGAGAAATCACCGCAAAGTAAAAATTCCGAAAGGAACTGATGACACAGTTTGA